A single window of Chondrinema litorale DNA harbors:
- a CDS encoding DUF4998 domain-containing protein, with amino-acid sequence MKNYKIFNKIKLSIFAVSCLVFSLFSCSEWDSFKEYIEGGEILYPGKMKSVEIIPGKNRVQLTGILSADPNVVKYKAFWNSNEDSVEFNIDKGSGETYIENTFEVIEGVHSFEIYTYDEAGNISVPTNAVGSSFGEAYRRKLGNRLFTDLIFNETNTTINWAQIDASTGAEYTEIIYTVGDSTYTIQTPVTETTTVLEGLTKSTTIQYRTIFKPTSNSLDTFAVAFQEYEVKVVPQLKNSKVPFAASAISGRWGTLADWQSNENVQSHDGFGGWDEWNGNIFNVESGWGAPPITNGKIWQTFTLEPATYTFKISELRDTNLTDADQTYLVAAVGDSLPNVAEVNTAMGSVQVFNRPVTELSFDFTVTETQQVSIGYLTTQPDGTPGKFCNIIAFDFGLKEE; translated from the coding sequence ATGAAAAACTATAAAATATTTAATAAGATAAAGCTATCGATATTCGCTGTAAGCTGTTTGGTGTTTTCACTTTTTTCTTGCTCAGAGTGGGATAGTTTTAAGGAATATATTGAAGGAGGAGAAATCCTTTATCCGGGAAAAATGAAAAGCGTTGAAATTATTCCGGGTAAAAACAGAGTACAGTTAACTGGGATTTTAAGTGCAGACCCCAATGTGGTAAAGTACAAAGCTTTTTGGAATAGTAATGAAGATTCCGTTGAGTTTAATATAGATAAAGGTTCTGGTGAAACTTATATAGAAAATACCTTTGAAGTAATAGAAGGTGTACACAGTTTTGAGATTTATACTTACGATGAAGCCGGAAATATTTCTGTTCCAACCAATGCAGTAGGTTCATCTTTTGGAGAAGCTTATCGCAGAAAATTGGGAAACCGATTGTTTACAGATTTGATTTTTAATGAGACGAACACCACCATTAACTGGGCGCAAATAGATGCTTCTACTGGTGCAGAATACACAGAGATAATATATACTGTTGGTGATTCTACTTATACAATACAAACCCCAGTTACAGAAACCACTACTGTACTAGAAGGCTTAACTAAAAGTACTACAATTCAGTACAGAACGATCTTTAAACCAACATCAAATAGTTTGGATACGTTTGCAGTGGCTTTTCAAGAATACGAAGTGAAGGTCGTTCCTCAATTAAAAAACAGCAAAGTGCCATTTGCTGCATCAGCGATTTCTGGTCGTTGGGGAACTTTGGCAGATTGGCAATCTAACGAAAATGTGCAAAGCCACGATGGTTTTGGTGGTTGGGACGAATGGAATGGCAACATATTTAATGTTGAATCTGGTTGGGGAGCACCACCAATTACCAATGGAAAAATCTGGCAAACATTTACATTAGAACCTGCAACCTATACTTTTAAAATTTCAGAATTAAGAGACACCAACCTTACAGATGCCGACCAAACTTATTTGGTGGCAGCAGTAGGAGATAGTTTGCCAAATGTAGCAGAGGTAAATACTGCCATGGGCTCAGTTCAGGTATTTAATAGACCTGTTACAGAACTTAGCTTTGATTTTACAGTGACAGAAACACAACAAGTTTCCATCGGTTATTTAACAACTCAACCTGATGGAACTCCAGGTAAGTTTTGTAATATCATTGCCTTCGATTTTGGCTTGAAAGAAGAATGA